One Gossypium raimondii isolate GPD5lz chromosome 3, ASM2569854v1, whole genome shotgun sequence genomic window carries:
- the LOC105796911 gene encoding probable protein phosphatase 2C 42, producing MLRGLMNLFSLCWKPFGPDGENHETNGVLGGGGGTTGGSREGKDGLLWFRDIGKYGSGEFSMAVVQANQVLEDQSQIESGQFGTFVGIYDGHGGPEAARYVCDHLFSNFRAITAESHGVVTAETIQRAFRQTEEGFTTLVSELWGSRPNMATVGTCCLVGVIYQQTLFIASLGDSRVVLGKKVGNTGGMAAMQLSTEHNANIEAIRHELKELHPNDPQIVVLKHGVWRVKGIIQVSRSIGDLYMKHAQYNREPINAKFRLPEPMNMPILSANPTIISHPLHPSDSFLIFASDGLWEHLSNEKAVDIVHSHPRAGSAKRLVKAALQEAARKREMRYSDLRKIDKKVRRHFHDDITVIVLFFNHDLISRGAIQDPPVSIRSALEH from the exons ATGCTCCGGGGATTGATGAATCTGTTCTCGCTCTGCTGGAAGCCATTCGGGCCTGACGGGGAAAATCACGAGACAAACGGCGTTCTTGGCGGCGGCGGCGGTACTACTGGTGGTTCAAGAGAAGGTAAAGACGGCTTGCTTTGGTTTCGGGATATAGGAAAATATGGTTCCGGGGAATTTTCCATGGCAGTGGTCCAAGCAAATCAGGTGCTTGAGGATCAAAGCCAGATCGAGTCCGGTCAATTCGGCACTTTTGTTGGGATCTATGATGGGCATGGCGGGCCCGAAGCGGCTCGTTACGTTTGCGATCACTTGTTCAGCAACTTTCGAG CAATAACAGCTGAGTCGCACGGAGTTGTGACTGCTGAGACCATTCAAAGAGCTTTTCGTCAAACAGAAGAAGGGTTTACCACGCTTGTGTCGGAATTATGGGGTTCTCGACCCAATATGGCAACTGTTGGTACATGCTGTCTGGTTGGAGTAATATATCAGCAAACACTTTTTATCGCGAGTCTTGGTGATTCACGTGTTGTTCTGGGCAAGAAAGTTGGCAATACTGGTGGAATGGCTGCTATGCAGTTGTCAACTGAACACAATGCAAACATTGAGGCTATTAGGCACGAACTCAAGGAATTACACCCAAATGATCCGCAAATCGTTGTCCTCAAGCATGGGGTTTGGCGAGTAAAGGGCATTATTCAG GTTTCAAGATCTATAGGCGATCTTTATATGAAACATGCACAGTATAACAGGGAACCGATTAATGCGAAATTTAGACTTCCTGAACCAATGAACATGCCTATATTGAGTGCCAATCCAACTATCATTTCTCATCCTCTCCACCCAAGTGATTCTTTCCTTATATTTGCATCCGATGGTCTATGGGAACACTTGAGTAATGAAAAAGCTGTGGATATCGTCCACAGTCATCCCCGTGCG GGGAGTGCCAAAAGGCTTGTCAAAGCTGCCCTACAAGAAGCAGCCCGGAAACGAGAAATGAGATATTCGGATCTTCGAAAGATTGACAAGAAGGTTCGACGTCATTTTCACGATGATATTACTGTTATTGTGTTATTCTTTAATCACGATCTTATATCGAGAGGTGCCATCCAAGACCCTCCAGTATCGATTCGGAGTGCACTAGAACACTGA